The Xiphias gladius isolate SHS-SW01 ecotype Sanya breed wild chromosome 7, ASM1685928v1, whole genome shotgun sequence genome window below encodes:
- the pde9al gene encoding high affinity cGMP-specific 3',5'-cyclic phosphodiesterase 9A translates to MGSSSSSYAPKTIYLDVDGKVQKVLFSRHCSPCDIKELLCSSSNIPRNTAIMMVDPEGALVSIDPTMPTNSPNSLYKVVPLSTGQLGEKEDMFQNVLSQVAEQFSRAFRINELKTEVTNRLAMLEKRVELEGLKVVEIEKCKNDLKKLRDEMTSRVGGSFFSSFLRVNCPCKYNFSDDGKKVTPRRDVPNYPKYTLSQETVEALKKPTFDVWHWEHNEMLSCLEYMYHDLGLVKEFNMNPITLKRWLLAIQENYRNNPFHNFRHCFCVSQMMYGMIHLCNLQEKLTLTDMGILMTAAVCHDLDHPGYNNTYQINARTELAVRYNDISPLENHHCAVAFQILSLPECNIFANVDPEAFKLIRQAIITLILATDMARHGEILDSFKQKVDNFDFTNEEHVTCLKMVLIKCCDISNEVRPTEVAEPWVDCLLEEYFMQSDREKSEGLPVAPFMDRDKVTKPTAQIGFIKFVLIPMFETVMKLFPQIEEIMVQPLRDSRDHYEELKQIDDAMTEAQKKKTENMSLGGKKK, encoded by the exons ATgggctccagctcctcctcctaTGCCCCCAAAACCATTTACCTAGATGTGGATGGGAAGGTGCAAAAG GTGCTGTTCAGTCGTCACTGCAGTCCATGTGACATCAAGGAGCTTCTGTGTTCCTCATCTAACATTCCcag GAACACTGCCATCATGATGGTGGACCCAGAAGGTGCCTTGGTCTCCATAGATCCCACCATGCCCACCAACTCTCCAAA CTCTTTGTACAAAGTTGTCCCTCTGTCCACTGGTCAGCTTGGAG AGAAGGAGGACATGTTTCAGAACGTGTTGTCCCAGGTGGCTGAGCAGTTCAGCAG AGCCTTTCGCATCAATGAGTTGAAGACCGAGGTCACCAACAGGCTAGCCATGCTGGAGAAGAGAGTGGAAT TGGAGGGCTTGAAAGTGGTGGAGAttgagaagtgtaaaaatgatctGAAGAAGCTACGAGATGAGATGACTTCAAGAGTTGGTGGCAG ctttttctcttccttcctcagAGTAAACTGTCCGTGCAAGTACAACTTCTCAGACGATGGGAAGAAGGTCACTCCTAGACGAGACGTCCCTAATTACCCAAAG tacacactgtCTCAGGAGACTGTTGAGGCGCTGAAGAAGCCAACATTTGACGTCTGGCACTGGGAACACAATGAG ATGCTGAGCTGTCTGGAGTACATGTACCATGACTTGGGGCTAGTGAAGGAATTCAACATGAACCCCATCACACTCAAACGCTGGCTG TTGGCAATTCAGGAGAACTACCGTAACAACCCCTTCCACAACTTTCGTCACTGCTTCTGTGTTAGCCAGATGATGTATGGCATGATTCACCTCTGCAACCTACAG GAGAAGCTGACTCTCACAGATATGGGCATTTTAATGACAGCTGCAGTGTGTCATGACCTGGACCACCCCGGCTACAACAACAC GTACCAAATCAATGCCCGCACAGAGCTGGCAGTGCGCTACAATGACATATCTCCGCTGGAGAACCATCACTGTGCTGTGGCCTTCCAAATCCTTTCTCTTCCTGAGTGCAATATCTTTGCAAATGTGGATCCTGAGGCTTTCAAACTGATCCGTCAG GCAATAATCACCCTCATTCTGGCCACTGACATGGCCAGACACGGGGAGATACTAGACTCCTTTAAGCAAAAAGTGGACAACTTCGACTTCACCAATGAAGAGCATGtgacatgt ctgaagaTGGTTTTGATCAAGTGCTGTGATATTTCCAACGAGGTGAGGCCAACTGAGGTAGCCGAGCCATGGGTGGACTGTCTACTGGAGGAGTACTTCATGCAG AGTGACAGGGAGAAGTCTGAGGGTCTCCCAGTGGCTCCCTTCATGGACAGAGACAAAGTCACTAAACCCACTGCTCAAATTGGATTCATCAAGTTTGTCCTCATTCCAATGTTTGAAACAGTCATGAAG CTTTTCCCTCAGATTGAGGAGATCATGGTTCAACCTTTGAGAGACTCTCGTGACCACTATGAGGAGCTCAAACAGATTGATGATGCCATGACAGAG gcacagaagaaaaaaactgaaaatatgtcaTTAGGCGGGAAGAAGAAGTAA